In the Parasteatoda tepidariorum isolate YZ-2023 chromosome 3, CAS_Ptep_4.0, whole genome shotgun sequence genome, one interval contains:
- the LOC107456292 gene encoding histone deacetylase 6 codes for MSSERKTGIIYDHRMSGHECIWDQGHIETPLRYSFPLKKCEEYRLLDRCIKIPSKFASEEELLLVHDKNYIEDIKRSKLLNDPSDLEDFASSYDSVYFNSKTYDASLLSAGCTLQLVSSVLSDQVNNGMAIVRPPGHHAMTTDACGFCFFNNVAVAAKYALEHCNLSRILIVDWDIHHGQGTQRMFYNDPRVLYFSIHRYENGAFWPHLRESNFDYAGGPSAKGFNINVPLNGTGQGNAEYLAIFNNVLLPIAYEFAPELVIISAGYDSAYGCPEGEMKVYPSLYPHLINSLSCLANGRICVVLEGGYCIPSLSESVALTLRALLGDPCPIIPPCISISQVTVNSVLNVLSALREYWDSVKLQPLYKSSSEGIGEKHFVHVDYTGSPLEGSSKYVTRGYNPVVLSHVKDLLESELKDIISKTDLSVPTARSCFIFSSKHKHSSLNELNVSGEGIKSAVNVLKNFYECGILSKCTWLELTENTETDLTALVNLKGVNKIKSTWKLSDEVRMKLEQNYSENACKSISDNLLQLVDAVVKRVCVNGFSLTYAVDGTSDSENKAQFCKFNEVALAASYLIEQHFMKRILIIDWSVDHNNNTQKIFYEDDKVLSISLHYCGKKICPMSIDETGVKQGKGYNVNVPFTHAVTDGDYLAALFHIILPIAYEFGPEFILISSAFNNECFSLLSPSCYGIMVKLLSSLCNGKMIIDFEGWNHNNTFDETTCCISSLLGNSELLSLNSQSLKPCSEAIETIQKVIAVQRKFWRSLAFAKFLPDNVTTESKKVHTVNNLKRRQSSDPVAIPRKLDEAIKMEEWIGEASGFSNNTELFCVVPLEYCPHLELLQPIPTEGLNPFARCYSCNDPNENWVCLHCYQVYCGRFINQHMLQHGQDMKHVLTLSYVDLSVWCYACDAYIHNELIAPIKEHAHIKKFGSL; via the coding sequence ATGTCTTCCGAAAGAAAAACTGGAATTATATATGATCATCGCATGAGTGGTCATGAATGTATATGGGATCAGGGCCATATAGAAACACCCCTGCGGTattcatttcctttaaaaaaatgcgaggAATACAGGCTCTTAGATCGATGCATTAAAATTCCATCGAAATTCGCTTCTGAAGAAGAATTACTCTTAGtgcatgataaaaattatatcgaaGATATCAAAcgttcaaaattattgaatgatCCATCCGATTTAGAAGACTTTGCTTCAAGTTATGATTCTGTTTACTTCAATAGCAAAACATATGATGCGTCCTTGTTATCAGCTGGATGCACATTGCAATTGGTGTCTTCCGTATTAAGTGACCAAGTTAATAATGGTATGGCAATCGTTCGTCCACCAGGTCACCATGCCATGACAACAGATGCCTGTgggttttgtttctttaataatgTTGCAGTTGCAGCAAAATATGCATTAGAGCATTGCAACTTATCCAGAATACTGATTGTAGATTGGGACATTCATCACGGCCAAGGAACGCAGCGTATGTTTTACAATGATCCACGAGTGCTGTATTTTTCTATCCATCGATATGAAAATGGAGCCTTTTGGCCACATTTAAGAGAATCCAATTTTGACTATGCAGGTGGGCCTTCAGCAAAAGGCTTCAATATTAATGTGCCTTTAAATGGAACTGGTCAAGGAAATGCCGagtatttagcaatttttaataatgtcttGTTACCTATTGCTTATGAATTCGCTCCTGAGTTAGTTATAATATCTGCTGGTTATGATAGTGCCTATGGCTGTCCTGAAGGTGAGATGAAGGTTTATCCTTCATTATATCCTCATTTGATAAATTCATTGTCTTGTCTTGCAAATGGACGCATTTGTGTCGTGCTTGAAGGAGGATATTGCATACCATCTCTTTCTGAATCTGTTGCTTTAACTCTTAGGGCATTGCTTGGCGATCCTTGTCCCATAATACCTCCTTGTATAAGCATCAGCCAAGTAACTGTAAActctgttttaaatgttttatcgGCTTTACGTGAATATTGGGACTCTGTAAAACTTCAGCCGTTATACAAGTCCAGTTCTGAAGGGATTGGAGAAAAGCATTTTGTTCATGTTGATTATACTGGAAGCCCATTAGAAGGATCATCTAAGTATGTTACTCGTGGTTATAATCCAGTAGTTCTGTCTCACGTAAAAGATTTGCTTGAATCTGAATTGAaagatataatttctaaaactgactTATCTGTTCCTACTGCCAGAtcatgttttatatttagttcTAAACATAAACATTCatcattaaatgaattaaatgtttctGGAGAAGGAATAAAGAGTGCAgttaatgtgttaaaaaatttttatgaatgtggAATTCTTTCTAAATGTACCTGGCTGGAATTGACTGAAAACACTGAAACTGATTTAACTGCTTTAGTTAACTTGAaaggagtaaataaaataaaatctacttgGAAGTTATCTGATGAAGTGCGCATgaaattagaacaaaattattctgaaaatgctTGTAAATCAATTAGCGATAATTTATTGCAGCTCGTCGATGCAGTTGTTAAACGTGTATGTGTTAATGGGTTTAGTTTGACTTATGCAGTTGATGGGACATCTGATTCTGAAAATAAGGCACAGTTTTGCAAGTTTAATGAAGTTGCTCTTGCTGCTTCTTATCTTATTGAACaacatttcatgaaaagaattttgataaTCGATTGGAGTGTTGACCACAATAACAACACTCAGAAAATTTTCTATGAAGATGATAAAGTTTTGAGTATATCTTTGCATTACTGTGGAAAAAAGATTTGCCCTATGTCGATAGATGAAACTGGCGTTAAGCAGGGTAAAGGATATAATGTTAATGTTCCTTTTACACATGCTGTTACTGACGGAGATTATCTGGCTGCCCTATTCCACATTATCCTTCCAATAGCGTATGAATTTGGCCCTGAATTTATCTTGATATCTTCTGCTTTCAATAATGAATGCTTTTCCTTATTGTCACCTTCTTGTTACGGCATCATGGTAAAACTTTTGAGCTCACTATGTAATGGAAAAATGATTATTGACTTTGAAGGCTGGAATCATAACAATACCTTTGATGAAACAACATGCTGTATTTCTTCCCTGCTTGGTAATTCTGAGCTACTATCCTTAAATTCACAAAGTTTAAAACCCTGCTCAGAGGCAATTGAAACAATACAAAAAGTAATTGCAGTTCAGAGAAAATTTTGGAGAAGTTTGGCTTTTGCTAAATTTCTGCCGGACAATGTCACTACTGAGTCAAAAAAGGTGCATACTGTGAATAACCTCAAACGTAGGCAATCAAGTGATCCTGTTGCAATACCTAGAAAGCTTGATGAGGCAATCAAAATGGAAGAATGGATTGGTGAAGCTTCAGGATTTAGCAACAATACTGAATTATTCTGTGTTGTTCCTTTGGAATATTGCCCTCATCTCGAATTGCTCCAACCAATACCGACTGAAGGATTAAATCCGTTTGCTAGATGCTATTCGTGTAATGATCCCAATGAGAACTGGGTCTGTCTTCATTGTTATCAAGTTTATTGTGGACGTTTTATTAATCAACATATGTTGCAACATGGTCAAGATATGAAACATGTTCTTACTCTTAGCTATGTTGATTTAAGTGTGTGGTGCTATGCTTGTGATGCATACATTCATAATGAGCTTATTGCGCCTATTAAAGAACATgctcacattaaaaaatttggtagtttgtAA